From the Flavobacterium gyeonganense genome, the window ATGCTAAACTAAATAAACAAAGTGATGAGTTTAATGAAAATGTGGGTTATTCATTATCAGTCGGTAATTTTCTTCAGAAAGAAATGCTAAAACAATCAGACTCTAAATCTTCATTAGTTTTTGCTCTGCCGAATATTAACAAAGCTGTTAACAGAATTGTTTTAGGCGACCAGAAAAATCAGAATAATAAAATTCAATTGAAAATTTACTACCTCTCTTATTAAATGAAAAATAGAATAATCTTTTTAAGTTGCTTCATTTTAATGTATGCATCTTCTTTTTCGCAAAGTATTTCGAGTTCTCCTTATTCATTGTACGGTTTAGGGAGTTTATATGATGCAGACTATGGGGCTATTCCTGCTATTGGCTCCTCGGGAATTGCATTACCATCAGATGTTTTTATCAATAATCTGAATCCGGCTTCATTAGGTTATCTACCCCTAAATCATTTTATGTTTGAAGTAGGAGGGAAGGCTATTAATACAACTTTTCAAAGCAGTTCTAAAACTGAAAAACGCAATAATTTTCAGTTTTCACATATTGCTTTTGCTTTTGCAGTCAATAAAAAATCTGCTTTTAGTGTTAGTTTGCGACCTTATTCGAGTGCAACATTCAAAATTTCAGAATTTAAATTGCCTGTAGAAAACAGTTCAGAGTATTACATTTTAAACGCTGATGGATCCGGGGGATTAAATAATTTTGATATTTCATACGGATATCGTATCAGTAAAAAATTATCAGCCGGGTTTACAGGAAATGTTCTTTTCGGAAATACTACTGATGAAAGAAGTTATACTATCTCAAACTCAATAACGTCGATTAATAAAAAAACAGATTATAGCGGTGTACGTGCAACTTTAGGAGTTCAGTATAAAATTGATTCGACTCTTACTATTGCATCTACTTTTAAGGCACCTGCCAAAATTAAGGCATCAAAAGTGCAGTCTGTAGAAACTATAAGCAGTTCAAGCCAAAGTGTTATAGAATCAGATGCGGTATCAGATACAGATGATTTTTATATGCCTTTGGAAATAGGTTTTGGAGTTAGTAAACGTTTCAAGAATAATCTGAATATGACCCTTGATTATGAAAAAAGCTTATGGAATGATACCAATCAATCTGAATTATTTGGTGATTTTGTAAATCAGGACCGCTTTGCTTTAGGTTTTACTTATCGAAGAAATAAAAATTTACGAAGCTATTGGGATGGGGTTCAGTATGGGGCAGGAGTAAATTTTGATACTGGTTACTTGGAAGTTGATGGAAAGAGAGTTAATAATGCTGCAATTTCTATTGGAGTTTCTTTACCCGTAGACAACACTTTTTCTGCTCTTCATATTTCTTACTCTTACGGTCAGAAAGGCAAAATTGGAGATGGTCTGATAAAGGAAAACTACCATAAACTATCACTCAATTTATCATTGGACGGAATCTGGTTCGTCAAGCGAAAAATTGAATAACAAACTAAAAATCTCTTTCGATGACGTTGTATTTATGATCTAAAATTGATTTAAGAACGGCAGGATTTGAGTTGATATAAAATATAGGTTCGATTTGTTCGGCATCTGAAAAACCTACTTTTTCACGCAGTACGTTTTTCGTTTGTCTGGCCACTGCTTCTCCGGAATCTATAATTTGAATATGTTCCGGCAATATTTTTTTAATCTGCGGAATCAAATACGGATAATGGCTGCAGCCCAAAACAAGATAATCAATATTAGCCTCAATCATAGGCTGTAAATAAGATTCTAATAACATAGTCATTTCCGGTGAATTGAGATTGCCTTCTTCAATAAGCTGAACCAGTCCGTAACCTACCTGTTCGATGATTTTTGTGTCATGAAACATTTCGGCAGTCTTATTAAATAACTCACTATTCAGGGTGCCTTTAGTAGCTAATATGCCTATTACCTGGGTTTTTGAATTATGTGCAGCTGGTTTTATTGCCGGTTCGATTCCTATAAACGGAATGTCGTAATCTGCACGAAGTTCCTGGATTGCATTTGTAGTAGCAGTATTACAGGCAACTACAATTAATTTGCAGTTGTTTTCAATTAAAAAATCGACATTTTTTTTACTTAAAGCAACAATTTCTTCTTTAGTTTTTTGACCATAAGGAGCATTTTTACTGTCTGCTAAATAAATTGTTTTTTCATTTGGAAGTAATTTGTGAATGGCACTCCATATTGAAGTCCCTCCAATTCCGGAATCAAAAACACCTATAGGATTGTTGTTTGTCATAAAACAGAAATATATTTTTTTGAGAATCTAAATTCGTACTTTTTATTGGAATTTAAGCTACATAAATTAGAAAATTATTCCAAAGTAAAATCTCTTTTTGTACAACAAAGATTAAAATATTTCTATATTATTAGGTAGTAGATTAATCTTGGTTTTATACAAGTATTAGTAAAAACAATGTATTAAAAATCAATTATTGAAAACAAAAATGGCTCAATTTAAATTGAGCCATTTTTGTAATAAGAAATTTGTTTCTTAGAATCCTAAATCTTTTTTAACATCGGCAGTAATGTTTGGACCATCAGCTAATAAAAGAGTTGAACCGTCTAGTACGTATTGGAAACCTTTAGCTTTTCCAATTTTTTGGATAGAAGCTTTTACTTTTTCCATTAAAGGTTTTACTAAATCAGTTTCTTTTTGCTGCAGCTCTTTTTGAGCATTATCTCTGTAGTCGCCAATTCTTTTTGCATATCCTGAACTTCTTTAGCGCGCTCAGTATTTACTGCTTCGGTTGCCGTTGTAGATTCAGCGTCATACTTTTTGATTTTTGTTTGATATTCCTCAATCATTTTTTTGTATTCCGCATCATATGTTCCGCTTAATTTTTGTAATTGAGTTTGGGCATCAAGCATAGCAGGCATCTTCGACATAATCTCGCTAACATCAACATGAGCTGTTTTAGCCTGCGCATTCATTGTATTGTTTGCAGTCAAAATAAGCACTGCAGCAATTACTAAAGTTTTGATTTGTTTCATCATTTTAAAATATTAATTAATTATTGGTCGTATTTGATTTTTCTGTTTCGGCTTCCTTAGCTTTTTTAGCCGCTTCTCTTTCTTCTAAAATTTTCTTCTTTTTTTCTTCTAACTCTTTTTTACGCTGTTCATAAAGTTTTTGTCTTTCTTCGGCTTTATTAACTGCAGGTTCAGTTGCTGGAGTTTCTATAGTTGGAGCTTTTGTCTCAGTTTTTGTAGCTTCAGCTGGTTTTGCAGTTTCAGAAACCGTGCCATTTTTTTTGGCTGCTTTTTCAGCGGCTATAGCATTTCTTTTATCTTCGTATTCTTTTCGTTTAGCTTCCTGTTCTAATTTTCTATCGGCAACTAATTTTTCTCTTGCTGCCTTTCTTGCATCAAGTGCTTTTTGCCTGTCTGCCATAGCCGGATTTTCGTCAATCTCGTTTTCAAGATTTTCCTTGGCCTCTTGTTCTTTTAACTGCTTTTTATTGAGTTGCTGTCTCTTTTCTGTTCTGTTTAGGATACGGATAACCTGATCACTTATGTCAAATCTTTTAGCCGAAAAAAGCATAGTTAAATCAGATGATTTATCAAAAATAAAATCATAGTTTTTGGCTTCTGCTATGTCTTGTACAGCAGTAAAAACCTGATCTTGTATCGGTTTTGCCAAAGCTGCTTTTTGATGCATCAAATTTCCGTCAACTCCAAATTGTTTCTGCTGGTATTCCAGCATCTCATTTTCAAGGAACTTAATTTCTGTTTCTCTTTCCTCAATAAGCTCTTTTGTAAGGAGAGCCTTTTCAGTTTTAAGGTTTTCCTTTAATTTATTTATTTCTAACTTTTTGGTTTCGATTTCCTGCTTCCATTTAGTAGCTTTTAAATCTAACTGAGATTTGGCCTCTTTGTAATCAGAAACATTTTCTAAAATATATTCCATGTCGATGTAGCCAATTCTGGTCGACCTTGTCTGTGCCTCACTTGTATTTGCTACAATCAAGGCTAAAAATATAAATAAAAATTGTTTTCTCATACATTAACTTTATTTCAGATTTTTAACCAAATATATCTTTTAAAATTGCTGTCCAATAATAAAGTGTATTTCCTGGCCATGTGCTTTGGTTTCGCCTCGCTGAGGATCAAATCCATAACCAAAATCAATACCCAATAAACCAAATGCAGGCATGAATACACGTAAACCAAAACCAGCAGAACGATAAAGATCGAAAGGGTTATAATTTTTAAACCCGTTATAAGATGCACCTGCTTCTAAAAACGTAAGTGCATAAATAGATGCCGATGGTTTAAGGGTAATTGGATAACGCAATTCCATGGAGAATTTGTTATAAATGGTTGCTCCAACCTGCTGCCCTGCACTATTTATAGGAGTTAAAGAGTTATTCTCATATCCTCTTAATCCAATGGTTTCTCTTCCGTCCATAGAGTAGTTCGCCATACCATCTCCACCTAAATAAAAACGTTCAAAAGGAACAATTCCTCTATCCTGATTGTAAGCACCCATGAAACCAAATTCGGTTAATGTTCTTAAAACTAATTTTCCATATACTTTATTATACCAGTCTGCTCTAAATTTAATTTTATAATATTCAAGCCAGTTGTATTTTTCCTGATCTACTTTAGCAGGATCTGCTGCAGCTTCCTGATAAGTACTTACTTTATTTTGATTACTATCTATATAATCGCCAGGATTTACAACTATTTGATCACTACCTATATAAGTGGTTGTTGATTTTGCTTTATTTTCTTCTTTCTCTCCTAGTTTTGAATAATCAACCCCATTAAATAATGAATATGGAGGTGTTACTTTTGCAGAAACACTAAATTCAGAACCGTAAGTTGGGAATATTGGGTTAAGACCTTTGTTGCTTCTGGTTAATCCAACCGTATAAGCTAAGTTTCTGGACGCACCGTTTCCAAAGGTAAATAATCCGGTAAAATAATTATTCAAATCATAATGCTGGTAACTTACAGACTGAGATAACACGAAATAATCATCAGGAACAGTTAATCTTTTAGCAAGTCCAACTTGTACCGTAAAAATATTAAAGCTTTGATCTTTATTTACATTTCGTCCATAACTGTAATTAAATTGTTTACTATATGAAATAGACGAACTAAATTGTACCGGTTTTTTACCTCCAAACCAAGGCTCAGAGAATGACACGCTATATGTTTGGAAATAGGTACTTCCTTGTAAACGCAGGGATACTTTTTGACCATCACCCATAGGTAGTGGTTTGTAGGCTTCTTTTTTAAACATGTTCCTTGCCGAAAAATTATTGAAAGATAATCCTAAAGTTCCTATGAAGCCTCCGCCGCCATATCCACCTTGTAATTCTACCTGGCTCGAACCTTTTTCAACTAAATTGTATTCGATGTCTACTGTTCCGGCTGCAGCATCTACATTTTTAAATTTAGGATCAATCGCTTCAGGATCGAAAAACCCTAATTGTCCAATCTCACGAATAGTTCTCACCAATAATTCTTTGCTATATTTTTCACCTGGTTTAGTTCTTAATTCACGATAGATAACATGATCATTGGTTTTATCATTTCCTACTACTGATATTTTGTTAAAATAAGCAATTGGACCTTCAGTTATTCTAATTTCAAAGTCAATAGTGTCATTTACGGTTCTTGTTTCTACGGCATTAATGTTAGAAAATAAATAACCATTATTTTGGTAAAGGTTTGTAATATCTTCGCCGTCAGGTTTAGTTTTGTCTGCAATACGTTTTTCAAGCATTACACCATTATAAGTTTCTCCCTTTTTTATTCCTAAATAACGATTTAGCTGTTGATCTGAATAAACCGTATTCCCTAAAAATTTAATATTTCCAAAGTAGTATTTGTTTCCTTCTTCCAGGTTAATTTTGATGGCCAACATGTTTTTTTTCTTATTATAAGTGACTGAGTCATATATAATACGGGCATCACGATATCCTTTTTCTTTATAGGCGGCAATAACTTTCTCTAAGTCGGTTTTGTATTTTTCAGGAATAAATTTCGAAGCTTTCAGGACACGGAGTACGTTTTTTTGTTTGGTGTCTTTCATGGCTCTTCTCAATTGGGTGTCAGTTAGTTGTTTGTTCCCTATAAAGTCAATGCTGCTTATTTTTACTTTGTCTCCCTTATCCACGCGGACAAGCATGTTTACATGGTTTCCTGCAGTAGTATCTGGAGTGGTTGTAATGGTAACTTTGGTGTTGTAAAAACCTTCTTTTTTGTATTTGTTTTCGATGTAGTTTTTTGTTGTAGTGATTAGATTTTCGTTTACGATCTTACTTTTCGTCAGGTTATTGTCTTTTATTAACCCTTCAACTTTACTTTTCTTAATGCCAACAAATTTTACTTCGTTTAATTTAGGAAGTTCTACTATATTTAAGTCTAAATAAATGCTGTCATTTTCAACTTTATTTACATAAAAAGCAATTTCATCAAAAAGACCAAGCTTTCCTAATTTCTTAATTGCCCCGCTAATTTCTTCACCCGGGACAGTAATTTCCTGACCTTTTTGTAAGCCTGAAAATGTTACAACAGTTTGTTCATTGAAGCTTATTTTACCAACAACAGAAACTTTTGCAAGAATGTATTTTTTCCCCTGGTCAAAAGGAATTCTTTCTTGTGCTTTGATTTGAGAAAAACTACCCAAAAGAAGTAGGGTAAGTACTATTTGTATTCTATTTTGCAACACTAAAATATTATTTAATTTGTTCACTGGTTTTTCCAAATCTACGTTCTCTTTTTTGATAACTAATGATAGCCTCATATAAATTTTGTTCTTTAAAGTCAGGCCAGAGCACATCAGTAAAATATAATTCTGAATAGGCTATTTGCCAGAGCAGGAAATTACTTATTCTGTGTTCTCCACTTGTTCGTATTAATAAATCTACGTCAGGTAAATTTTGCGTGTAAAGATGCTCATTTATAATTGAATCGTCAATACTGTCTAATGAAATTATATTATTTTTAACTTTATCACTGATGAGCCTGACAGCGTTCACCAATTCTTCTCTGGATCCGTAACTTAAGGCCAGTGTCAGCGTTAAATGAGTGTTGTTTTTTGTTTTTTCGATAACATCCAACAACTCTTTTTGAGCAGATTTCGGCAGTCTGTCAAGATTTCCAATTGCATTCAGTCTGATGTTATTTTCCTGTAAAGTAACAAGCTCTTTTCTTAATGAATTTATAAGAATTTTCATTAATGCCTGAACCTCTAATTTAGGGCGATTCCAGTTTTCTGTAGAAAAAGCATACAACGTTAGGTACTCAATGCCAAGTTTAGCGCAAGTTTTAATGGTTTCTTTAACTGATTTGGTGCCATTTTCATGTCCAAAAGCGCGAAGAAAGCCTTGTTGTTTTGCCCAACGCCCATTCCCGTCCATAATAATGGCAAGATGTTTAGGTAAATTTTTCTTATCTATAGATTCTAATAAATTCATTTTATTCTGCGCAATAGCAAGGTTTTTGTCCAAATGTATATGTTAAAGTTACTCCGGTAAAAACATACCAATCGTTATTATTTAAATTCCCAAAACGATTATTCGCAAATGAATCGTCTTTAGGGGTGCTTCCATCTATATTATCTGTAAAAGTATATCGTGCACCTATTTCCGCAGCTAAGACAAAATCACGACTAATATTTGATTTTATTCCTAATATTATAGGTATGGCAAATGAATTTCCTCCTTTGTCTTTTTTTGTCACTCCGTTTACTATATGTAATTCATCATATCGAAAATAACTTAAACCGGAAAATACATAGGGAGTTATTTTTAGATCTTCATCATGCAAATTAAAATCAAAGAAGTTAAATTCTAAACCAGCAGAAAGTTCTTTTACATTATTTTTTAAAACTAAAGCCTCTTTTGTATCTTGATGGTTCTTCAGATTCTCGGTCATTTCCTGTAATTCTGGATTGCGTGTATGAAAAACGGTACGAATGGCGTGGGCTTTTGTTCCATTTGTACAAAATACCAATAGCAGGCTTTTCAGGTGCAATATAAGTAGTGCGCCCAACATCTCCTATAAAGTTACTTCCGCCAAGAAAAACACCAATCTCGTTTATTTGAGCATTAAGTGTGATAAAGGGAAAAAAACATAACAATAAATTAAAAAGTTTCTTCATTTAATTCAAAATTGCGTGCAAATATAATAATTATCAATACGAATCAACGTTCCTTTAGATAAATGTGTCTTTTTTTAAATTTACAGTATGATTTTGAGACATTTAATGAAGATTCGATATGTGCAAAACGAGAAAGAGTATTAATATCGTATATTTTAATATGTAAAAAAAATTAATTCCTTTTATCTTCTCCCCAAAGCAATTTTTTTCTAAGTGTTTTTAAGAAAGTTTCACCCGGAATTTCTACCATTTTGATTTTAAAATCTGTTTTTTTTATGGTTAGAACCGATTCGTTTTTGATAGACGCAATTCGGGAATCTAGTGATACTAAATATTGGTCCTCTCTTCCCGAAACACGAAGCTTTATTTCAGTATCATCAGGTATAACTAATGGCCTTGCATTCAGATTATGAGGTGCAATAGGGGTAACTACTAAACTTTTTACATCAGGAGTTAATATTGGTCCCCCACAGCTTAATGAATATCCTGTAGAGCCTGTTGGAGTAGAAAGAATAAGTCCGTCAGCCCAATATGAGTTCAGGTATTCATTATTTAAATAAGTTTCAACAGTAATCATTGAAGTGGTATCTTTCCTGCTAACTGTAACTTCATTCATTGCAAAATTTAAATCGTCTTCGATAGCCTCATTTTTCGGCTCGCAAGTCAGGCTTAATAAAGTTCTTTCTGAGATGGTATAGTTCCTGTCAATTACAAACTGTAAAAAACCATCGATACTATCTTTTGGAACAGTTGCAAGAAAACCTAATCTTCCGGCATTGATTCCTAAAATGGGTACACCTGAATTACGAACTAAACTAGCAGCTCTTAAAATAGTTCCGTCGCCTCCGATACTAAGGAGCATTTCAAAACTGTTGTCAAGTTTTGTTTTTCCCGAGAAAGTTTTATATTCTTTTTTAATTAATTGTTTCTCATAAAGTATTTTCAGAAAGTTTTCTTCAATGACCATTTCGACATTATTGTTGTTAAAAAACACAAAAATGTCTTTGATAATAGGTTCGGTACTGTTTTGGTAATACTGTCCGTAAATGGCTACTTTCATTTTATTGAGTTAGATAATGAGAAAATTTGATAATGTGTCAATGTGAAATCATCTTATTGACTCATTTTCTAATTGCCCTATTATAATTATATATTAAGGTATTTGTCTAAATAATCAGAACGTTCTTTTAGGCTGTTAATGTAAGTATCTTCCTGATGCTCTGATATAATTTCGTAATTGTATCTTCTGAAGGTCTGGATAATTTCATTCATTGGTCCAACACCAATTTTTACTGTAATGTGAACATTTTCTAAATCGGCTTCAGATATAAAACAGCCCAGAATTTTACCATTATTGCTCTCTACGATTTGGGCTACCTGTGCCATAGAATAATCTAAAAGTCCTTTTTGAACAATAATAATACCGCCCTGTTCTTTTAAAAATGGAGTTTCCTGAAAAAATTTCATTATATCTTCCATTTCATAATATCCAATATAAGAATTGTTTTCGTCAAGAACTGGAATTACGTTCGTATGGTTTTTGGCAAAAATTTCTAGAACGTCGAGCCAAATCATTGATTTTCTGGCAAAAAAACGTTCTAATGTGTATTTGTAATCAATTATTTTCTTATTCGTATCAAATGTTTCAATATCATCAGAAGCAATGCTTCCAATGAAAATCTCGTTTTCCACAACAGGAAAATGAGAAAAACTTAAATCAGCAAAAAAGTCCTGAACAGATGCTATCGTTTCCTGACTGTCGATTGCTCTAAAATCGTTGGTGATATAGTTGGTGATTTCTGTCATAAGTAGTTTGAAGATATTTGATGCAAAATAATCAAAAAATAGCAAAAAATGCTAGATTTTACTTTGTATTTTTGCTCTTACAAATATAATGCTACAGAATTAATAATCTATTTTTATGACGAAATTAAGTGTAAATATCAATAAAATAGCAACTTTACGTAATGCCCGTGGAGGAAATGTTCCTGATTTATTAAAAGTAGCCGCCGATATTGAAAAATTTGGGGGTCAGGGGATTACAATTCACCCGCGTCCGGATGAACGCCATATCCGTTATCAGGATGCCCGCGATTTAAAAGCGATTGTTACTACCGAATATAATATTGAAGGTAATCCTCAGCATAATTTTATTGATTTGGTTTTAGAATGCAAACCAGACCAGGTAACTCTGGTTCCCGATGCAGTTGGTGCTATTACCTCTTCTGCCGGCTGGGATACTATAAATAATCAGGCTTATTTAACGGAAGTTATTCAGGAATTTCAACGTAACGGAATCAGGACTTCTATTTTTGTTGATCCGGTTTTAGAAATGATCGAAGGAGCAAAAAAAACAGGAACTGACAGAATTGAATTATACACGGAGGCTTTTGCTCACCAATACGATTTAGGAAATAAAAACGGAATTGATCCTTACGTCAAAGCGGCCGAATTAGCAAATGAATTAGGTTTGGGAATTAATGCCGGACATGATTTAAGTCTGGAGAATATTCAGTTTTTCAAGCAAAATATCCCGGGATTATTAGAGGTTTCTATTGGTCACGCCTTAATTTCAGAAGCGCTTTATCTTGGTTTGGATAACGTGGTGAATATGTATTTAAATAAATTGAAGTAAAATTAAGATTAAACAATTATAACCTAATGCATTTGGGTTATAATTGTTTACTTTCGCACTTTTCTTATTAAAAGCCAGGTGTTGAAATCTTTTATCTTCTTTTTTTATTATGTTTTTCCAAAATTCTGGCACAGTCTCATGCGAGAGTAACAGGAAATGTAAAATCTTCTGAAAAACAAAACTTAACAGGTGTAAATATTTCCTTTAAAACTACTAATCAGTTTTATGAGACAGTTACTGATTCAACAGGTAATTTTTCGGAGAATATTCCTTATGGAAATATAATTATAGACGTTTATCATCCGGATTTTACATTAAAAACAATCCATTTTAATGTTCTAAAAGATACTGTATTATCCGTTACATTAGAAAATGATATCTCCCGGTTAAAAGAAGTAGTTGTTTCCAATGATAAAAAAAACGGAATAAAAAACTTGGCAGGTGGTAAGCTATCAATCAATTTAAAAGATTTGGCTTCTCTGCCTACATTATCAGGGACTGCCGACATTATGAAAATTTTGCAGCTGACGCCAGGTGTGCAAAATTCTGGTGATGCAAATGGCTATTTGT encodes:
- a CDS encoding aromatic hydrocarbon degradation protein; the encoded protein is MKNRIIFLSCFILMYASSFSQSISSSPYSLYGLGSLYDADYGAIPAIGSSGIALPSDVFINNLNPASLGYLPLNHFMFEVGGKAINTTFQSSSKTEKRNNFQFSHIAFAFAVNKKSAFSVSLRPYSSATFKISEFKLPVENSSEYYILNADGSGGLNNFDISYGYRISKKLSAGFTGNVLFGNTTDERSYTISNSITSINKKTDYSGVRATLGVQYKIDSTLTIASTFKAPAKIKASKVQSVETISSSSQSVIESDAVSDTDDFYMPLEIGFGVSKRFKNNLNMTLDYEKSLWNDTNQSELFGDFVNQDRFALGFTYRRNKNLRSYWDGVQYGAGVNFDTGYLEVDGKRVNNAAISIGVSLPVDNTFSALHISYSYGQKGKIGDGLIKENYHKLSLNLSLDGIWFVKRKIE
- the murI gene encoding glutamate racemase, giving the protein MTNNNPIGVFDSGIGGTSIWSAIHKLLPNEKTIYLADSKNAPYGQKTKEEIVALSKKNVDFLIENNCKLIVVACNTATTNAIQELRADYDIPFIGIEPAIKPAAHNSKTQVIGILATKGTLNSELFNKTAEMFHDTKIIEQVGYGLVQLIEEGNLNSPEMTMLLESYLQPMIEANIDYLVLGCSHYPYLIPQIKKILPEHIQIIDSGEAVARQTKNVLREKVGFSDAEQIEPIFYINSNPAVLKSILDHKYNVIERDF
- a CDS encoding OmpH family outer membrane protein — translated: MRKQFLFIFLALIVANTSEAQTRSTRIGYIDMEYILENVSDYKEAKSQLDLKATKWKQEIETKKLEINKLKENLKTEKALLTKELIEERETEIKFLENEMLEYQQKQFGVDGNLMHQKAALAKPIQDQVFTAVQDIAEAKNYDFIFDKSSDLTMLFSAKRFDISDQVIRILNRTEKRQQLNKKQLKEQEAKENLENEIDENPAMADRQKALDARKAAREKLVADRKLEQEAKRKEYEDKRNAIAAEKAAKKNGTVSETAKPAEATKTETKAPTIETPATEPAVNKAEERQKLYEQRKKELEEKKKKILEEREAAKKAKEAETEKSNTTNN
- a CDS encoding BamA/OMP85 family outer membrane protein, with the protein product MRLSLVIKKENVDLEKPVNKLNNILVLQNRIQIVLTLLLLGSFSQIKAQERIPFDQGKKYILAKVSVVGKISFNEQTVVTFSGLQKGQEITVPGEEISGAIKKLGKLGLFDEIAFYVNKVENDSIYLDLNIVELPKLNEVKFVGIKKSKVEGLIKDNNLTKSKIVNENLITTTKNYIENKYKKEGFYNTKVTITTTPDTTAGNHVNMLVRVDKGDKVKISSIDFIGNKQLTDTQLRRAMKDTKQKNVLRVLKASKFIPEKYKTDLEKVIAAYKEKGYRDARIIYDSVTYNKKKNMLAIKINLEEGNKYYFGNIKFLGNTVYSDQQLNRYLGIKKGETYNGVMLEKRIADKTKPDGEDITNLYQNNGYLFSNINAVETRTVNDTIDFEIRITEGPIAYFNKISVVGNDKTNDHVIYRELRTKPGEKYSKELLVRTIREIGQLGFFDPEAIDPKFKNVDAAAGTVDIEYNLVEKGSSQVELQGGYGGGGFIGTLGLSFNNFSARNMFKKEAYKPLPMGDGQKVSLRLQGSTYFQTYSVSFSEPWFGGKKPVQFSSSISYSKQFNYSYGRNVNKDQSFNIFTVQVGLAKRLTVPDDYFVLSQSVSYQHYDLNNYFTGLFTFGNGASRNLAYTVGLTRSNKGLNPIFPTYGSEFSVSAKVTPPYSLFNGVDYSKLGEKEENKAKSTTTYIGSDQIVVNPGDYIDSNQNKVSTYQEAAADPAKVDQEKYNWLEYYKIKFRADWYNKVYGKLVLRTLTEFGFMGAYNQDRGIVPFERFYLGGDGMANYSMDGRETIGLRGYENNSLTPINSAGQQVGATIYNKFSMELRYPITLKPSASIYALTFLEAGASYNGFKNYNPFDLYRSAGFGLRVFMPAFGLLGIDFGYGFDPQRGETKAHGQEIHFIIGQQF
- a CDS encoding isoprenyl transferase, producing the protein MNLLESIDKKNLPKHLAIIMDGNGRWAKQQGFLRAFGHENGTKSVKETIKTCAKLGIEYLTLYAFSTENWNRPKLEVQALMKILINSLRKELVTLQENNIRLNAIGNLDRLPKSAQKELLDVIEKTKNNTHLTLTLALSYGSREELVNAVRLISDKVKNNIISLDSIDDSIINEHLYTQNLPDVDLLIRTSGEHRISNFLLWQIAYSELYFTDVLWPDFKEQNLYEAIISYQKRERRFGKTSEQIK
- a CDS encoding NAD kinase encodes the protein MKVAIYGQYYQNSTEPIIKDIFVFFNNNNVEMVIEENFLKILYEKQLIKKEYKTFSGKTKLDNSFEMLLSIGGDGTILRAASLVRNSGVPILGINAGRLGFLATVPKDSIDGFLQFVIDRNYTISERTLLSLTCEPKNEAIEDDLNFAMNEVTVSRKDTTSMITVETYLNNEYLNSYWADGLILSTPTGSTGYSLSCGGPILTPDVKSLVVTPIAPHNLNARPLVIPDDTEIKLRVSGREDQYLVSLDSRIASIKNESVLTIKKTDFKIKMVEIPGETFLKTLRKKLLWGEDKRN
- a CDS encoding CBS domain-containing protein, whose product is MTEITNYITNDFRAIDSQETIASVQDFFADLSFSHFPVVENEIFIGSIASDDIETFDTNKKIIDYKYTLERFFARKSMIWLDVLEIFAKNHTNVIPVLDENNSYIGYYEMEDIMKFFQETPFLKEQGGIIIVQKGLLDYSMAQVAQIVESNNGKILGCFISEADLENVHITVKIGVGPMNEIIQTFRRYNYEIISEHQEDTYINSLKERSDYLDKYLNI
- a CDS encoding pyridoxine 5'-phosphate synthase, translated to MTKLSVNINKIATLRNARGGNVPDLLKVAADIEKFGGQGITIHPRPDERHIRYQDARDLKAIVTTEYNIEGNPQHNFIDLVLECKPDQVTLVPDAVGAITSSAGWDTINNQAYLTEVIQEFQRNGIRTSIFVDPVLEMIEGAKKTGTDRIELYTEAFAHQYDLGNKNGIDPYVKAAELANELGLGINAGHDLSLENIQFFKQNIPGLLEVSIGHALISEALYLGLDNVVNMYLNKLK